The following are encoded in a window of Castanea sativa cultivar Marrone di Chiusa Pesio chromosome 5, ASM4071231v1 genomic DNA:
- the LOC142634224 gene encoding growth-regulating factor 1-like codes for MMTTSASASASASPRNRSPFTATQWQELEHQALIFKYMVAGTPIPPDLLYSVKRSLDSSISSRLFPHHPIGWGCFEMGFGRKVDPEPGRCRRTDGKKWRCSKEAYPDSKYCERHMHRGRNRSRKPVEVTSTATTTTATTTNTTTNNLSPPIPSINRNLSINTPTTIPTTTTTPTNSSFSVSPLSDTYPQHHPYHDSTAYPFLYSHSSSSRQPLSGFLPQNNTTHQLFLDSGSYSQADKDYRYLHGAREGVDERAFFPEASGSARNLPDSYQRLTMGPYKAYSHTQFQSLTDSSKHQQQQQDQHCFVLGTDFKSPGQVKAEKKPEIHKPMHQFFGEWPPKNTDTWLDLASNSRIPADD; via the exons atgatgACCACAAGTGCAAGTGCAAGTGCAAGTGCAAGTCCAAGAAATAGGTCTCCTTTCACAGCAACTCAATGGCAAGAGCTTGAACACCAAGCTCTTATCTTCAAATACATGGTTGCAGGGACACCTATCCCACCAGATCTCCTCTATAGTGTAAAAAGAAGCTTGGACTCTTCAATTTCTTCAAGGCTCTTCCCTCACCATCCCA TTGGCTGGGGGTGTTTTGAGATGGGATTTGGCAGAAAAGTAGACCCAGAGCCAGGAAGGTGCAGAAGAACAGATGGGAAGAAGTGGAGGTGCTCAAAGGAAGCATACCCAGATTCCAAGTACTGTGAGAGACACATGCACAGAGGCAGAAATCGTTCAAGAAAGCCTGTGGAAGTTACATCAactgcaacaacaacaacagcaacgaCAACaaacaccaccaccaacaaccttTCACCACCTATCCCATCAATCAACAGAAACCTTTCCATAAACACACCCACCACCATtcccacaacaacaacaactccaACGAACTCTTCCTTCTCTGTCTCTCCACTTTCTGATACATATCCTCAACACCATCCTTACCATGATTCCACTGCTTATCCCTTCCTTTATTCACATTCTTCCTCTTCAAGACAACCTCTTTCTGGTTTTTTACCTCAAAATAACACTACCCATCAGCTATTTTTGGACTCTGGATCCTACTCTCAGGCTGATAAAGATTACAG GTATCTTCATGGAGCAAGAGAGGGTGTGGATGAGAGAGCTTTCTTCCCAGAGGCTTCAGGGTCTGCCAGAAACCTACCTGATTCATACCAGAGATTAACAATGGGCCCCTACAAAGCTTACTCCCACACACAGTTTCAAAGCCTTACTGATAGTTCAAAAcatcagcagcagcaacaaGACCAACATTGCTTTGTTTTGGGTACTGATTTCAAGTCACCAGGACAAGTTAAAGCTGAGAAAAAACCTGAAATCCACAAACCAATGCACCAATTTTTTGGAGAGTGGCCACCAAAGAACACAGACACCTGGCTTGATCTTGCATCAAATTCAAGAATCCCTGCTG ATGATTGA